One window of Cohnella hashimotonis genomic DNA carries:
- a CDS encoding peptidyl-prolyl cis-trans isomerase, which translates to MKKWLTVGGLAVFIAIVLFAVYAYAGADGAKPDAGAPKADARESASIVATVGKTNITKDELYEAMLRQVGAQTLQEMVIRQLADEQAAAKGLTVGGEELEAGMEKMRGSFASETEFQSYLSSVGLDEAGFAAQIKMQLQIGKLFASELKVTDEQISQFYELNEASFHHPAQVRLSHILVKTEDQAKELYGELAKGADFAKLAAEFSADVATREAGGDLGYLSAGQTAPELEQAAGQLKTGAYSKPVKTAYGYHLLKLTDRKPASTETADQAKDRIVELIRQQRLNELVPQWLASFTASGEVTVRIPNPNPGADTEGAAGMDGADAKAAGTP; encoded by the coding sequence ATGAAAAAATGGCTGACGGTCGGCGGACTTGCGGTATTTATCGCCATTGTCTTGTTCGCCGTATACGCTTACGCCGGCGCGGACGGCGCAAAACCGGATGCGGGTGCGCCAAAAGCGGACGCCCGCGAATCGGCAAGCATCGTGGCGACGGTGGGCAAAACGAACATTACGAAGGATGAGCTGTACGAAGCGATGCTCCGGCAAGTCGGCGCGCAGACGCTGCAGGAGATGGTCATCCGGCAGCTCGCGGACGAACAGGCTGCGGCCAAGGGTTTGACCGTCGGCGGGGAGGAGCTTGAGGCCGGCATGGAGAAGATGCGCGGCTCGTTCGCGTCGGAGACGGAATTTCAAAGCTATCTCAGCTCCGTCGGACTGGACGAAGCGGGGTTTGCTGCGCAGATCAAGATGCAGCTGCAGATCGGCAAGCTGTTCGCGTCCGAGCTTAAAGTGACGGATGAGCAAATCTCGCAGTTTTACGAGCTGAACGAGGCGTCGTTCCATCACCCCGCGCAGGTCCGCTTGTCGCACATCCTGGTGAAGACCGAGGACCAGGCGAAGGAATTATACGGCGAGCTCGCCAAGGGCGCCGACTTCGCCAAGCTGGCCGCCGAGTTTTCGGCGGACGTGGCGACGCGGGAAGCGGGCGGCGACCTGGGCTATCTGTCCGCGGGACAGACGGCGCCGGAGCTCGAGCAAGCGGCCGGGCAGCTGAAGACAGGCGCCTATAGCAAGCCGGTCAAAACCGCGTACGGCTATCATTTGCTGAAGCTGACGGATCGCAAGCCGGCATCGACGGAGACGGCCGACCAGGCCAAGGATCGGATCGTGGAGCTGATCCGCCAGCAGCGGCTGAACGAGCTCGTGCCGCAGTGGCTGGCGAGCTTCACCGCGAGCGGCGAAGTGACGGTGCGCATTCCGAATCCGAATCCCGGCGCGGATACAGAAGGCGCTGCAGGCATGGACGGCGCGGACGCGAAGGCAGCCGGTACGCCCTGA
- a CDS encoding ABC transporter permease, whose product MPDKLRYYASVGLFYLKLSLQKQLEYPMYYLSCFVMIPLMYGTGILLLRFIVSNFQPLSGWTFAELAFLYGLGQLSHGITMVFSVQNLWLETYVLRGEFDRMLLRPLGVFYQFTVKYINIIGLMDVAVGVAILIYGSRLAHFEWTVGHTIRIGLVVAGAALIRSSVFTIFCSVAFWTKRSQSMFMLLNDFMERSTLYPLSIYPYALQAVLTAALPIAFISFYPACAMLDKACRAPGLPDISLWTPIVGAVLFVLAHFVFNRGLRNYESAGA is encoded by the coding sequence ATGCCGGACAAGCTGCGATACTACGCTTCCGTCGGCTTGTTTTACTTGAAGCTGTCGCTGCAAAAGCAGCTGGAGTACCCGATGTACTATCTCAGCTGCTTCGTTATGATCCCGCTTATGTACGGCACGGGCATATTGCTGCTTCGCTTCATCGTATCCAACTTTCAGCCGCTCAGCGGCTGGACGTTCGCGGAGCTTGCCTTCCTGTACGGCCTCGGCCAGCTGAGCCACGGCATTACGATGGTATTTTCCGTTCAGAACCTGTGGCTGGAGACGTACGTGCTGCGCGGAGAGTTCGACCGGATGCTGCTGCGTCCGCTCGGCGTGTTCTACCAATTCACGGTTAAGTACATCAACATCATCGGGCTGATGGACGTCGCGGTGGGCGTCGCCATTCTGATCTACGGCAGCCGGCTGGCGCACTTCGAATGGACGGTTGGCCATACGATCCGGATCGGCCTCGTCGTGGCGGGCGCCGCGCTGATCCGTTCTTCCGTCTTTACAATTTTTTGCTCGGTCGCGTTCTGGACCAAGCGGAGCCAGTCGATGTTCATGCTGCTCAACGACTTCATGGAGCGGTCTACGCTTTATCCGCTGTCGATTTATCCTTACGCGCTGCAAGCCGTGCTGACGGCGGCGCTGCCGATCGCCTTCATCAGCTTCTATCCGGCCTGCGCCATGCTGGACAAAGCCTGCCGGGCGCCGGGCCTGCCGGACATTTCGCTTTGGACGCCGATCGTCGGCGCCGTCTTGTTCGTCCTGGCGCACTTCGTGTTCAACCGGGGATTGCGAAACTACGAAAGCGCGGGAGCGTGA
- a CDS encoding ABC transporter ATP-binding protein, with translation MGQLEVRDLVKAFKLVRKKKGLGGSLAGLFAPRKTTVRAVDGISFRIEAGEIVGFLGPNGAGKSTTVKMMTGILHPTSGSVLVDGLSPQRHRKEVVRRLGVVFGQRTQLYWDLRLGESYELLRRIYRIEARMYRENLDLMHDVLGIGDLLDIPVRQLSLGQRMRGDIAAAMLHSPSVLFLDEPTIGLDIEAKQAIRRYIAGINKERGTTVILTTHDLDDVEQLCGRLVVINHGKLVEDGPLNAILSRLAPYRMLEVELERPVPGVYHSRAETVKAEGQRVWLRFEKNGISASRLIAELADRYPIRDISVKEPDIEDMIYEIYKGKKPNHAAQEG, from the coding sequence ATGGGTCAATTGGAAGTTCGGGATCTGGTCAAGGCGTTCAAGCTGGTCCGAAAAAAGAAAGGCCTGGGCGGCTCACTTGCCGGCCTCTTCGCTCCCCGCAAAACGACCGTAAGGGCCGTAGACGGCATCAGCTTCCGCATCGAAGCGGGAGAGATCGTCGGCTTTCTTGGTCCGAACGGGGCGGGCAAGAGCACGACGGTGAAGATGATGACGGGCATCCTGCATCCGACTTCGGGATCGGTCCTGGTCGACGGGCTGTCGCCGCAGCGTCACCGCAAGGAGGTCGTGCGGCGCCTGGGCGTCGTGTTCGGCCAGCGGACGCAGCTCTACTGGGACTTGAGACTGGGCGAGTCCTACGAGCTGCTGCGCCGGATCTATCGCATCGAGGCGCGCATGTACAGAGAGAATCTCGATCTGATGCACGACGTGCTCGGCATCGGCGATCTGCTGGACATCCCGGTCCGCCAGCTGTCGCTCGGCCAGCGCATGCGGGGAGACATCGCGGCGGCGATGCTTCATTCTCCTTCCGTCCTGTTTCTGGATGAGCCGACGATCGGCCTGGACATCGAGGCCAAGCAGGCGATCCGCCGGTATATCGCCGGCATCAACAAGGAGCGGGGCACCACGGTCATCCTGACGACGCACGATCTGGACGACGTGGAGCAGCTGTGCGGGCGGCTTGTCGTCATCAACCACGGCAAGCTCGTCGAGGACGGACCGCTGAACGCGATCCTTTCGCGGCTCGCGCCGTACCGGATGCTGGAGGTGGAGCTGGAGCGGCCGGTGCCCGGCGTGTACCATTCGCGGGCGGAAACCGTGAAGGCGGAAGGACAACGCGTATGGCTCCGGTTCGAGAAAAACGGCATCAGCGCGTCCAGGCTGATCGCGGAGCTGGCGGACCGTTATCCGATCCGCGACATCTCGGTGAAAGAGCCGGACATCGAAGACATGATTTACGAGATCTACAAGGGCAAAAAGCCGAATCACGCCGCCCAGGAAGGCTAG
- a CDS encoding ABC transporter permease: protein MSPYLYAAKLKLLVSLAYRFEVFAALGTNVIVLLANLYLWKAAYRGIDSVAGVTEDGMIVYAMMSVLLTSFFPKTVEEKLQERIGQGDIAVDFFRPVRLVLMYFFEDVGTALGAVATQLAPLLLVMALFLQNPLPVSLAAFLLFLVSACLSFVLLWLISLMLGLLCFWVLQLGNLGTVKDGVLLLLSGRFIPLWLFPEEARSVLVFLPFSYIYQTPLGIYIGQLAPGRIAFELLVQAGWIVALSLAAAAMWSRARKRVLVQGG from the coding sequence TTGAGTCCGTATTTGTACGCGGCCAAATTGAAGCTGCTCGTCTCGCTGGCTTATCGCTTCGAGGTATTCGCCGCGCTCGGTACGAACGTCATCGTCCTGCTCGCCAACCTGTATCTGTGGAAGGCGGCCTACCGCGGCATCGACAGCGTCGCGGGCGTGACGGAGGACGGGATGATCGTCTACGCGATGATGTCGGTGCTGCTGACGTCGTTTTTTCCGAAAACCGTGGAGGAGAAGCTGCAGGAGCGCATCGGACAGGGCGATATCGCCGTCGATTTTTTTCGCCCCGTCCGGCTCGTGCTGATGTACTTTTTCGAGGATGTCGGCACGGCGCTCGGCGCCGTCGCTACGCAGCTCGCGCCGCTGCTGCTGGTCATGGCGCTGTTTTTGCAAAACCCGCTGCCCGTCAGCCTCGCCGCGTTTTTGCTGTTTCTCGTCAGCGCCTGCCTGAGCTTCGTGCTGCTCTGGCTCATCAGTCTCATGCTCGGCTTGCTCTGCTTCTGGGTGCTGCAGCTGGGCAATCTGGGCACGGTCAAGGACGGCGTGCTTCTGCTGTTGTCCGGACGCTTCATTCCGCTGTGGCTGTTTCCCGAGGAGGCGCGAAGCGTGCTTGTATTCCTGCCGTTTTCTTATATTTATCAAACGCCGCTAGGCATCTATATCGGGCAACTGGCTCCCGGGCGGATCGCCTTCGAGCTGCTCGTACAGGCAGGCTGGATCGTCGCGCTCTCGCTCGCGGCGGCCGCGATGTGGAGCCGGGCCCGCAAGCGCGTGCTCGTACAAGGGGGATAG
- a CDS encoding TIM-barrel domain-containing protein yields MKTRWHSRLASALLLGLVVLLAVPASAFAISGVYHAPYGTDDLYDVQLTERYPRDPVAGDTVYLKLTTWPIESGQATWITWTKNGTAQSVINGTWQYNSGSNSYWQINMGTFAKGDVVTYTIHANKDGANEKTIGPFTFTVTGWESVASVSGYTDGGNKVTLSATPNTGTMSPKIGISFQAADVFRVQLSPKGTGTLATGLSNYTFADNTTYYLISTSALKIRIDKNPYKLSVYKPDGTTLIAREYDNSVNKNMAWLTDGSNVIDKVQDNLYSPTSEQFYGFGEHYNNFQKRGYDVDTYVYNQYKNQNDRTYMAIPFFINTNGYGIYVNSTYYSKFKMATERTDMYNFTVNTGGGSNSLLDYYFIYGSDLKDVVSNYTDITYKPAMLPKWAFGLWMSANEWDRQSEVTAALSSASTNNIPASAVVLEQWSDENTFYIFNDATYTPKTGSAAFSYGDFTFGTKWPNPAQMATDVHNAGMKLVLWQVPIQKYTSYAYTQKDNDESYMVSQGYAVGDGSGGQYRLPAGSWFENSLLLDFTNAAAKNWWMSKRAYLFDGIGIDGFKTDGGEMVWGRSLTFSNGKKGDEMRNQYPNEYVGAYNAYALSKNANSVSFSRSGTSGAQKNQIFWAGDQESTFGAYQQAVLAGLTANISGVPFTSWDLAGFTGDSYPTAELYKRSIAMAAFSPVMQFHSEKASPSPSEERSPWNAASRTGDSTVLTTSQKFINARYNIIPYLYSEGKKSSDTGVPLMRAMVLDYPGDTNTYGLTAQYMLGDNLLVAPVVNQGETNKSVYLPAGEWVDFWWGAMRPGSQTIGYYASVDDLPVFAKAGAILPMNLNSTYTVGGTIGNDLTNYTNLTFRVFPQGTTSYSWYDGSTTKTITSTENYGSDQVTVSVPALTTTSTLQVLTKKPSSVTKDGSALTQQTTLSGLTSASQGWYYDTVAKLVYVKISSGASARSIVLSGVDKNEYEAEFATHFAVSTNTDHTGYLGTGFVDGFATSGDFVEFKVYAPTAGTYSIDVRYSAGGGAASRAIYKNGTKVTDLSLLATANWDTWNTATTSTSLNAGLNTIRVQYDATNASGINLDNVAIRW; encoded by the coding sequence ATGAAAACAAGATGGCATTCCCGTCTGGCATCGGCGCTGTTGCTCGGATTGGTCGTTCTGCTGGCGGTTCCCGCGAGCGCGTTCGCCATCTCCGGCGTTTATCATGCGCCATACGGCACGGACGATCTGTACGACGTACAACTGACCGAGCGCTATCCGAGGGATCCGGTCGCAGGCGACACGGTTTACCTGAAGCTGACCACCTGGCCGATCGAGAGCGGGCAAGCGACCTGGATCACCTGGACGAAAAACGGCACGGCGCAGTCGGTTATCAACGGCACCTGGCAGTACAACAGCGGCAGCAACAGCTACTGGCAGATCAACATGGGCACCTTCGCCAAGGGCGACGTCGTCACGTATACGATCCATGCCAACAAGGACGGCGCGAACGAGAAGACGATCGGTCCGTTCACGTTCACGGTGACGGGCTGGGAATCCGTCGCCAGCGTGAGCGGCTATACGGACGGCGGCAACAAGGTGACGCTGAGCGCCACGCCGAATACGGGGACGATGTCGCCCAAGATCGGCATCTCGTTTCAGGCGGCCGACGTGTTCCGCGTACAGCTGTCTCCCAAAGGGACGGGCACGCTCGCGACGGGACTCAGCAATTATACGTTTGCCGACAACACGACGTACTATCTGATCAGCACGAGCGCGCTCAAAATACGGATCGATAAAAATCCGTACAAACTCAGCGTGTACAAGCCGGACGGCACGACGCTGATCGCACGCGAATACGACAATTCGGTCAACAAGAACATGGCGTGGCTGACCGACGGCTCGAACGTTATCGACAAAGTGCAGGACAACCTGTATTCGCCGACGAGCGAGCAGTTCTACGGCTTCGGCGAGCACTACAACAACTTCCAGAAGCGCGGCTACGACGTGGACACCTACGTGTACAACCAGTACAAAAACCAGAACGACCGGACGTACATGGCGATCCCCTTTTTCATCAACACGAACGGCTATGGCATTTACGTCAACTCAACGTATTATTCGAAGTTCAAAATGGCGACCGAGCGCACGGATATGTACAACTTCACGGTCAATACCGGCGGAGGCTCGAATTCGCTGCTGGACTACTACTTTATTTACGGCAGCGACCTGAAGGACGTCGTCTCCAACTATACGGACATCACCTACAAGCCGGCGATGCTGCCCAAGTGGGCGTTCGGCCTGTGGATGTCCGCGAACGAGTGGGACCGGCAGTCGGAGGTGACCGCCGCGCTTAGCAGCGCGAGCACGAACAACATTCCCGCCTCGGCGGTCGTGCTGGAGCAGTGGAGCGACGAAAACACGTTTTATATTTTTAACGACGCGACCTACACGCCGAAGACCGGCAGCGCGGCGTTCTCGTACGGCGACTTCACCTTCGGCACGAAATGGCCGAACCCGGCCCAGATGGCGACCGACGTTCATAACGCCGGGATGAAGCTGGTGCTCTGGCAGGTGCCGATCCAGAAGTATACGAGCTACGCTTACACGCAAAAGGATAACGACGAGTCCTATATGGTGTCGCAGGGCTATGCGGTCGGCGACGGCAGCGGCGGCCAGTACCGGCTGCCCGCGGGCTCGTGGTTCGAGAACAGCCTGCTGCTCGACTTTACGAACGCGGCGGCGAAAAATTGGTGGATGTCCAAGCGCGCCTATCTGTTCGACGGCATCGGCATCGACGGCTTCAAGACGGACGGCGGAGAAATGGTGTGGGGCCGGTCGCTGACGTTCAGCAACGGCAAGAAGGGCGACGAAATGCGCAATCAGTACCCCAACGAGTACGTCGGGGCCTATAACGCGTATGCGCTGTCCAAAAACGCGAATTCCGTGTCGTTCAGCCGTTCGGGCACGAGCGGGGCACAGAAAAATCAGATCTTCTGGGCGGGCGACCAGGAGTCGACGTTCGGCGCCTACCAGCAGGCGGTGCTCGCGGGGCTGACGGCCAACATCTCGGGCGTGCCGTTTACGAGCTGGGATCTGGCGGGCTTTACGGGAGATTCGTACCCGACCGCGGAGCTGTACAAGCGTTCGATCGCCATGGCCGCGTTCTCGCCGGTCATGCAGTTCCACTCGGAAAAGGCGTCGCCGTCGCCGAGCGAGGAACGTTCGCCATGGAACGCGGCTTCGCGCACGGGCGACTCGACCGTGCTGACGACGTCGCAGAAGTTCATCAACGCGCGTTATAACATCATTCCGTATTTGTACAGCGAAGGGAAAAAATCGAGCGACACGGGCGTGCCGCTGATGCGCGCCATGGTGCTCGACTATCCGGGCGATACGAATACGTATGGCCTGACCGCGCAGTACATGCTCGGGGACAATCTGCTCGTCGCGCCGGTCGTGAACCAGGGCGAGACGAACAAGAGCGTCTATCTGCCGGCCGGCGAATGGGTCGACTTCTGGTGGGGCGCGATGCGTCCGGGCTCCCAGACGATCGGCTACTATGCGTCCGTGGACGATCTGCCGGTGTTCGCCAAGGCGGGCGCGATCTTGCCGATGAACCTGAATAGCACGTATACGGTCGGCGGCACGATCGGCAACGACCTGACCAACTACACGAACCTGACGTTCCGCGTCTTCCCGCAGGGGACGACCTCTTACAGCTGGTACGACGGTTCGACGACGAAGACGATCACGTCGACCGAAAATTACGGTTCGGACCAAGTGACCGTGTCCGTGCCAGCGCTGACGACGACGAGCACGCTGCAGGTGCTGACGAAGAAGCCTTCCTCGGTGACGAAGGACGGCTCGGCGCTGACGCAGCAGACGACGCTGAGCGGTCTGACCTCGGCTTCGCAGGGCTGGTATTACGATACGGTGGCGAAGCTCGTTTACGTCAAAATCTCGTCCGGCGCCTCAGCCCGTTCGATCGTTCTGAGCGGCGTCGACAAGAACGAATACGAAGCCGAGTTCGCCACGCATTTCGCCGTGTCCACGAACACGGACCATACGGGCTATCTGGGCACGGGCTTCGTAGACGGCTTCGCGACCTCCGGCGACTTTGTCGAGTTCAAGGTGTACGCGCCGACGGCCGGCACCTATTCGATCGACGTACGGTACAGCGCGGGCGGCGGCGCGGCGTCGAGAGCGATCTACAAGAACGGCACGAAGGTGACCGATCTGTCCCTGCTGGCGACGGCGAATTGGGATACGTGGAATACCGCGACGACGTCGACGTCCCTGAACGCGGGGCTGAATACGATTCGCGTGCAGTACGACGCGACCAATGCATCGGGCATTAATCTGGACAATGTGGCCATCCGCTGGTAA